One window of Nicotiana tomentosiformis chromosome 11, ASM39032v3, whole genome shotgun sequence genomic DNA carries:
- the LOC104093876 gene encoding stress-response A/B barrel domain-containing protein At5g22580 — protein sequence MADEFKHLVLVKFKEDVVVEDILKGLEKLVQEMDIVKSFVWGKDAESHEMLRQGFTHAFLMTFSNKDDYTTFVSHPNHVEFSATFSTVIDKAVLLDFPAISVKVPAPA from the exons ATGGCTGATGAATTCAAGCATTTGGTTTTGGTGAAGTTCAAGGAAGATGTGGTGGTGGAGGACATTCTAAAAGGATTGGAAAAGCTTGTTCAAGAAATGGATATTGTCAAGTCTTTTGTTTG GGGAAAAGATGCTGAAAGCCATGAGATGCTAAGACAAGGTTTCACTCATGCTTTCTTGATGACATTCAGTAACAAAGATGACTATACTACATTTGTTAGTCACCCAAATCATGTGGAATTTTCTGCTACTTTCTCCACTGTAATTGACAAGGCTGTGCTACTGGATTTCCCTGCTATTTCTGTTAAAGTTCCTGCTCCAGCTTGA
- the LOC104093875 gene encoding uncharacterized protein has product MEILIKKVHFIVFFLSLNFYMSQEAQAAKNYCGNIRIEEPFVSQNSTDSSFLKNMVYCRSEILYYRTSLGLFQVSSIDYKNKVLTLSHSSCSTSSHYVSPKDLSFGFPPPPKPNSLLLFNCLNPKGNTSTFQNCPYLKNEKDSSLKLCKEGLITQRSSSCLMVDDVQDLGNEFHPKDLNCSHYRRVYKSNSQDGKSEKLELGTRISWDIDHVPNPCDECRKPYGNCGVGLRCLCHVTQCRVEVSAGLIPKPSGIMLFSLLCLIVVMDLLESVVV; this is encoded by the exons ATGGAAATCTTGATCAAGAAAGTTCATTTTATAGTCTTTTTCCTTTCTTTGAACTTTTACATGTCTCAAGAAGCACAAGCAGCAAAAAACTACTGTGGTAATATTAGAATTGAAGAGCCCTTTGTTTCTCAAAACTCAACAGATTCATCTTTCTTGAAAAATATGGTCTATTGTAGATCAGAGATTTTATACTATAGAACTTCTCTTGGCCTATTCCAAGTTTCTTCAATTGATTACAAAAATAAAGTGCTTACTCTTTCTCATAGTTCTTGTTCTACTTCATCTCATTATGTATCTCCAAAAGATTTATCTTTTGGATTTCCTCCTCCCCCTAAGCCTAACTCATTACTCCTATTCAACTGcttaaatcctaagggaaatACATCAACTTTTCAAAATTGTCCTTACTTGAAAAATGAGAAAGATTCTTCTTTAAAGTTGTGTAAAGAAGGTCTAATAACACAAAGGTCATCTTCTTGTTTGATGGTTGATGATGTTCAAGATTTGGGAAATGAGTTTCATCCTAAAGATTTGAACTGTTCACATTATAGAAGAGTTTATAAAAGCAATTCTCAAGATGGGAAAAGTGAGAAACTTGAGTTAGGGACAAGGATATCTTGGGATATTGACCATGTACCAAATCCTTGTGATGAGTGTAGAAAGCCTTATGGTAATTGTGGAGTTGGATTGAGATGTCTTTGCCATGTAACCCAATGTA GGGTAGAGGTTTCTGCTGGTCTAATTCCAAAACCTAGTGGTATTATGCTCTTCTCTTTGCTTTGCTTAATTGTTGTAATGGATCTTCTCGAGTCAGTCGTGGTGTaa